In Portunus trituberculatus isolate SZX2019 chromosome 44, ASM1759143v1, whole genome shotgun sequence, a single window of DNA contains:
- the LOC123518816 gene encoding uncharacterized protein LOC123518816, with protein sequence MLLLEKKTRVAPSLVSRRTVCLHSDPHTTREGNAGIGVSLSTLRMFTARIVWRWGATPLLAPLLPVTSRLASFTHGREKQFCSVASTEQNDTSLVDVEARVNVVVNDLSVRGITQYPKAQVMCLYQLLLDLDIKAETIEAQLLQMPHLLCHSHKAWTNTCEVMVENGIPGLRILQSIALYPKFLKIKSSLLQDKLLLYRQMNVGKLNCLSLVIKYPVLLLGEPSHLKNRLDSLYALFPPASLKNLIQNNPNVLLDSWEDIMAKIMYIHEEMGLEQPHIGAARCLKQSLLHIKTRHLFLLRAGLYKTPDLKKDKQSHRRNPSLTDIIDTSDKRFTNRIARLTEQEYGVFKAMMAAEEQDSKDYDSDDGEEEE encoded by the exons ATGCTACTCCTTGAAAAAAAGACGCGGGTCGCACCGTCACTCGTCAGTCGTCGCacggtttgtttacattctgacCCACACACCACCAGGGAGGGGAATGCAGGTATTGGAG TTTCCCTCAGTACATTAAGGATGTTTACTGCCAGAATTGTGTGGAGATGGGGTGCGACTCCACTGTTGGCTCCTTTGCTACCTGTAACATCTCGTCTTGCATCCTTCACCCATGGAAGAGAAAAGCAGTTTTGTTCAGTAGCTAGCACAGAACAGAATGACACAAGCCTTGTGGATGTGGAGGCTCGAGTCAATGTGGTTGTGAATGATTTGAGTGTGCGAGGCATTACTCAGTATCCAAAGGCACAGGTGATGTGTCTTTACCAGCTGCTCCTGGATCTGGATATCAAGGCAGAGACCATTGAAGCTCAGCTGCTGCAGATGCCACACCTCCTCTGTCATTCTCACAAGGCCTGGACCAATACatgtgaggtgatggtggaaaaTGGCATCCCTGGTTTGCGGATTCTTCAGAGCATTGCACTTTATCCTAAATTCTTGAAGATCAAGTCGTCTCTCCTCCAAGATAAACTTTTGCTGTACCGTCAGATGAATGTTGGCAAGCTGAATTGCCTCAGTCTAGTTATAAA ATATCCAGTGTTGTTACTCGGTGAGCCATCACACTTGAAAAATCGTCTGGATAGCCTGTATGCCTTGTTTCCTCCAGCATCACTTAAAAATTTGATACAGAATAACCCGAATGTTCTCCTTGATAGCTGGGAAGACATCATGGCCAAAATTATGTACATCCATGAG GAGATGGGTCTGGAGCAACCACACATTGGTGCTGCTAGATGTCTCAAACAGTCACTCCTACACATCAAAACAAgacatctctttctccttcgggCTGGCCTTTACAAGACACCTGACCTGAAGAAGGACAAGCAGAGCCACCGCAGGAATCCCTCACTCACTGATATCATAGATACTTCGGATAAACGTTTCACCAACAG GATTGCACGGCTGACAGAGCAGGAGTATGGGGTGTTCAAGGCAATGATGGCTGCAGAGGAGCAAGACAGCAAGGATTATGATTctgatgatggtgaggaggaagaatga